Proteins from one Telopea speciosissima isolate NSW1024214 ecotype Mountain lineage chromosome 1, Tspe_v1, whole genome shotgun sequence genomic window:
- the LOC122667532 gene encoding putative septum site-determining protein minD homolog, chloroplastic translates to MNSLQLLTSCLDPSSFHTSSPSIFTSRQLFNCKTLNPSFKNRTRYGNVIRSVLQWNRKPELAGETPRVVVITSGKGGVGKTTTTANIGLSLARLGFSVVAIDADVGLRNLDLLLGLENRVNYTAVEVLNGDCRLDQALVRDKRWSNFELLCISKPRSKIPLGFGGKALIWVVDALKVRQEGCPDFILIDCPAGIDAGFITAITPANEAILVTTPDITSLRDADRVTGLLECDGIKDVKMIVNRVRTDLIRGEDMMSILDVQEMLGLALLGAIPDDAEVIRSTNRGYPLVLNKQPTLAGLAFEQAAWRLVEQDSMTAVMMEEEPKRRGFFSFFGG, encoded by the coding sequence ATGAACTCTCTGCAATTGCTCACTAGTTGCCTTGATCCATCTTCTTTTCACACGTCCTCGCCCTCCATCTTCACCTCCCGTCAACTGTTCAACTGCAAAACCTTAAATCCCAGCTTCAAGAATAGAACCCGCTACGGTAATGTTATACGATCGGTCCTCCAATGGAACAGAAAACCTGAATTAGCCGGAGAGACTCCCCGTGTTGTCGTCATCACATCCGGTAAAGGTGGTGTTGGCAAGACCACCACTACCGCCAATATCGGCCTCTCCCTTGCTCGTCTGGGCTTCTCCGTCGTCGCCATTGACGCCGATGTTGGTCTCCGcaatctcgacctcctcctcGGCCTCGAGAACCGAGTCAATTACACTGCCGTTGAGGTCCTCAATGGCGATTGCCGCCTTGACCAGGCGCTAGTCCGCGACAAGCGTTGGTCCAACTTTGAGCTTCTCTGTATTTCGAAGCCTCGATCTAAGATCCCACTTGGGTTCGGCGGAAAAGCTCTAATTTGGGTTGTGGATGCCTTAAAAGTCCGCCAAGAAGGTTGCCCAGATTTCATTCTCATTGACTGTCCTGCGGGCATTGATGCTGGGTTCATTACTGCTATAACTCCGGCCAATGAAGCAATCCTTGTCACCACTCCCGACATTACCAGCTTGAGAGATGCCGACCGGGTAACAGGTTTGCTCGAATGTGATGGAATCAAGGATGTTAAGATGATTGTAAACCGAGTTCGGACGGATTTGATTAGAGGAGAGGATATGATGTCAATTCTCGATGTTCAGGAAATGTTGGGGTTGGCTCTGTTAGGAGCGATTCCTGATGATGCCGAGGTAATTCGGAGTACGAATAGGGGGTACCCACTTGTATTGAATAAGCAGCCGACATTGGCTGGACTAGCGTTTGAGCAAGCGGCATGGAGGCTTGTTGAGCAGGATAGCATGACGGCTGTCATGATGGAGGAGGAACCCAAAAGGCGCggctttttctccttctttggaGGTTAG